A single Triticum dicoccoides isolate Atlit2015 ecotype Zavitan chromosome 2A, WEW_v2.0, whole genome shotgun sequence DNA region contains:
- the LOC119352479 gene encoding serine/threonine-protein kinase STY8-like, translating to MADSDGEESCWPPGAAAASSHGGGDGARLSGVSREIYDRLRAAGNQEALSDTFFDRLLEDHYERLPSSYYVDLDVNKAEDVLLHRRILAECADPDNRPVFHARFLRYLQDDKPTLVGSAPNENGNCGGSLASNLSNDEFERMMEGLSLGPRKGVDEAISARERDTKIHLLHEIIFSSNDKPKLLSQLATLVCDLGLNICEAHVFTTTDGLCLGVFVVDGWETEETDGLLQQLKETAKRNATLSDLTTSASERIIQLQEKIGDSEFNRDLLQIKENIAPGSYVDLYRGTYLDVDVEIKYLRTEHVNDNSKVEFLQEIMILRSVNHENVVRFYGACTKQQYLIVTEYVAGGNLYDFLHKQKNSLELSLILRIAIGTSKGMDHLHQNDIIHRDLKSANLLVGDGQVVKISDFSVARQRSREGDMTAETGTYRWMAPEVINHKSYDHKADVFSFAIVLWELVTLKVPYENMTPLQAALTVRQGLRLAIPLSVHPRLSKLIQRCWGENPHTRPVFSEITTELEDILQTFQVASRSKGSHRHTKQKIQMKSQ from the exons ATGGCCGACAGCGACGGCGAGGAGAGCTGCTGGCCGCCCGGGGCCGCCGCCGCCTCTAGCCACGGCGGCGGTGACGGGGCACGGCTGTCCGGCGTGAGTAGGGAGATCTACGACCGCCTGCGGGCCGCCGGCAACCAGGAGGCGCTCTCCGACACATTCTTCGACCGCTTGCTCGAGGACCACTACGAGCGCCTCCCGTCCAGCTACTACGTCGACCTGGACGTGAACAAGGCCGAGGACGTGCTGCTGCACCGCCGGATCCTCGCCGAGTGCGCCGACCCTGACAACCGCCCCGTCTTCCACGCACGCTTCCTACGG TACCTTCAGGATGACAAACCGACACTTGTTGGGTCTGCTCCAAATGAAAACGGTAATTGTGGGGGCTCTCTGGCTTCCAATTTGAG CAACGACGAATTCGAGCGGATGATGGAAGGCCTCAGTTTGGGGCCAAGAAAAGGCGTGGACGAGGCCATTTCTGCGAG GGAGAGGGATACAAAAATTCACCTTCTTCATGAAATTATTTTTTCTTCCAATGACAAGCCAAAGCTCCTTAGTCAG CTAGCTACGTTGGTGTGCGATCTTGGATTGAACATTTGTGAAGCACATGTGTTCACAACAACAGATGGATTGTGTTTGGGCGTATTTGTTGTTGATGGCTGGGAAACGGAG GAGACAGATGGTTTGCTGCAGCAGCTCAAGGAGACAGCGAAACGTAAT GCCACATTATCCGATCTAACAACTTCAGCTTCAGAGAGAATAATACAGCTGCAAGAAAAGATTGGAGATTCTGAATTCAACAGGGATCTGTTGCAGATTAAGGAAAATATCGCACCTGGATCTTATGTAGACTT ATATCGAGGAACTTACCTTGATGTGGATGTTGAAATAAAGTACCTTAGAACTGAACATGTTAATGATAATTCAAAAGTGGAGTTTTTGCAAGAAATAATGATTTTAAG GAGCGTTAATCATGAAAATGTCGTTCGCTTTTACGGGGCATGCACAAAGCAGCAGTATCTCATTGTAACAG AGTACGTGGCTGGAGGAAATCTGTATGACTTCCTTCACAAGCAAAAAAATAGCTTGGAGCTTTCCTTGATTCTTAGGATTGCCATTGGCACCTCGAAAGGGATGGATCATTTGCACCAGAATGACATCATCCATAGAGACTTGAAATCTGCCAATTTATTAGTTGGCGATGGTCAA GTCGTGAAGATTTCAGATTTTTCTGTTGCTCGTCAACGATCACGAGAGGGAGATATGACTGCTGAAACTGGCACCTACAGATGGATGGCACCTGAG GTGATAAACCATAAGTCTTATGACCACAAGGCAGATGTCTTCAGCTTTGCTATTGTTCTATGGGAGTTGGTCACTTTAAAG GTACCATATGAAAACATGACACCATTGCAAGCGGCACTAACAGTAAGGCAG GGACTTCGCTTGGCGATTCCCTTGAGCGTGCATCCGAGATTGTCTAAATTGATTCAACGGTGTTGGGGTGAAAATCCCCACACGCGACCCGTTTTCTCTGAGATCACCACAGAACTGGAAGATATCTTGCAGACTTTTCAG GTCGCCTCCCGTTCCAAAGGAAGCCATCGACATACCAAACAAAAGATACAGATGAAATCACAGTGA